The Cydia strobilella chromosome 7, ilCydStro3.1, whole genome shotgun sequence DNA segment TGTCTTTTTTTTCTGTGTACTCTTTCTAACCCAAGAGATCAGATAATTCGTAACTGGTATCATTAATTTGCTTTGCAAAATGCTTTTAGTGAATAGTTTTCCATCTCTTGTAAATATTTTCCTTCTATTTTCTTCTGAATCCCGAAATCCTTATCATTTGTCAGCCTGTCAAGTTTAAGGTTCATATCGGTATCAACAACTGGTGGTCGCCTGTGAGTGAACGTCCTGTATGCGAGGGTTCGAAGGAAGCGCCGCAACGTCCGGCCGCGTGGATGTAGCGTGATGCTCTTTTTGCTTTTCGGTTTGTTTTTTGTTcatctcatttatttattccGATGTAATCTCTTCCAGCTCGTTTTTTGTTCAGTCGGCCTTCAGTGTTACCTGTGCCGGGACGCCAATGTCTTGTCTATCGGTTCGCTCCCCATTGCCTTTGGATAATCAGTGTTTTTGCCAATTCAATCTCATTACCTGGTGTGAAAGTGCTTTTAGTGCTCCATTTTCAAGAATATGTTCTTGTGGTTCAGCATTAGGTGCACTAGTGTTTGATTGTGTGTTGCCTGCGGGCTGTGATGATGGAATCGCTGGATTACCTCCTGCTTCTTGCTCGGACTTCGTTGCACAACCTTGATCTTCTACAAATGGAACCTCCTGATTCACCCAAGTTTAATCTGCCTCTGTGGCAGCCGTGGGTAGCATCTCCTCAAAAAGGTATAATCTTAAATCTATTCCAAAGAACATAACAATTTTCTATTTTAACTGTGTAGTTGACTAGCAGAGAAGACCTCAATATTTTGTGTCTTTGCTCATatgaaaaatataagttttaatctgccttttataattatttatgtgcAATATGCTCAACAATGAATAAAACGATATTTTGCTATGGTCTTTTACGTCGTACTCGTATGATCATTAAATATTAGGAGCACCTCAATATTTTGGCGCTATTGTGATTCATAATTATTTAGATAATTAACAAAGCGGGTAGTTATGTGGCGCCAACCACGCTCCTTAATGAGTTCGTCTCTATAAAGTTACTGTCTATCTAAATCAGAGTTGATGAGAATAAGATTGGACCGGATTCCAATTAAAAGTTTGGGCTCAGTTTACACAACAGGACTGGGGCTTCCTCCTATACTCGCTTTCACACTCGTGTTATTCCGTCTTTGTGTTATTGTAATTCTTATAACAAACTACAGGGTGACtaaaaagtaagtgcattcccgttgccaggcagGTTTtgcgattatactgagcaacttttactatgggaccaaccacgaaatcttgaaaaaaaaattaccctcccatagaaaatggaccagccaaaatgtatgaaacagtcaaaatttttttcgcgatttcggggttggtcccattgtaaaagttgctcagtataatcccaaaacctccctggcaacgtgaatgcacttatattttagccaccgtgtatatgtcggcggcagattgtaaaatcgggcatatcgagatattcctaggcatatcatgaaacgccgccatttcatgttCTGACTAAGATTAgcccaggcatatcacgatctgcctaataaaacaGGCGGCAAATCGATCAGACCAATGCAGTCGTtgatattcctagcttcataccgggcgcatcgtaaaataactCAACGATCCAAAGATTTATAGGCTAGTGAACTACCAATAACTGACCAGTGACCACAGATTGTCAGGTTCTAATAGCTCTTTGTATTGTTACAGAAACTCCAAGCACAGCTTCGAGCGGCGAGTCGGAGGGTGATCGGACACTGTCGCCAGAGACGACGCGTGCTCAGCCGAAGGAGCTCACGGGCAAGTGGAGGCGTGAGCGCCGGACCAGGCAGCCCGACTACAGGCCCAGGTTAGTACACGCCACTGTTGTTTACACCAGGATGTTAGACAAGAAGAAGAAAATACCCCAGAGGCTAACTTTTTAAAATCTTTGCTTGGGATGTTGCAGCTCCTCAGGatcatttattacgtaatttCGTAAGGATAATTCTGATAATTTTTACCCTGCCAACATGTAAATGGCGAATGATGGTGGTGATTTTGACACCTTATTAAATATTCACAGTAGGCAGTCTAATCTTTTACGAAAGTGCGTGCGCATGGTGGCAGGGTAAAAATTACCAGAATTATCCTAATAAATAGTAGTGCTACTATTAGAGCAAAGAACCAAAAGATATTACTTAACCATTTCTTTCACGGCACTAATAGCTCAAGAAGGCTATTATATTATTTCCCTAGCTTTTATTCATAAGTTAATTGACCTAACCACTTGGCATCAAATGTGCATACTGTAACATTATCCAAGCTACATGCAACTAAACACCCTAGAGTATTAGATTAGACTTAGACCTTCAACTTTCACTTGCTTTCCACTCAGGTATTAATATGGAAATGGTGCTCCTGTGTTTTCTTATGAATTTATTAGAATCGTTTTTCTCACCTTTCCTCGGCATTGTGTAGGCGATGTCAGGTGAAAttgaatttttgatttaaactGAGTTTTACGGAGTGCCCCAGGGCACAGACGTGGGGATCTGATGTTACTCGCTGTTGTTACTTTTTCTTGCTGatatattttatctaaatattcTACGTGGGTTAAATTctcttaaaatatttattgtaggtTTTAGATCCTACTTGTTTATTACCGAGGCGTGTCTTTTTCTTTAATGACATTTATATTAAAGTGCCAAGTGTAGGTAGGTGCCTTGGCTATCTAACATCGGAATAGGGGACTATTTTTCGTGCGAGCTATGTAACTGTGTGCCGACATTAGTTATCAACTCTACCAAATGGAATTCTGGATCATCAATGATTCATTATAAACctatttatatgtaaaaaaatacaactaaTACAGTAAATCAAATTTCAAGAATCTCCTACATTTTCATACGCTTCTTGGTGGTCCAACATTTTATTTCGTAAAAAACATATCATATATAAGTCTAAAACATAAATCTAAATTTCCAGAGAAAACGGCAAGATGGCGCTGCGCTCGCAGTCGTTCAACGAGCGGCGGAGCGGTCCCGCGCTGGCGCGGGCGCCTCACAGCGACGGCGAATTGGATGACGAGGACGCGCCCGCCAACCTGACTACTAATGGGAAAGGtaagacttttatttttatgtattccATAAATCCAATATCGTTCAATCCTTAAATCGGGTTGGTTTTGTATAGACACCTTGAAACTTAGGTATAGCTCGCTCATAATTTAGACACTTTTTCTCGTGGTTGCAACCACCTTGATGCTGATGCATTTTTGTTTTGTCCCTattgttgactggtagagaatgcctattaGCCTTTAGTCTGCCTGTTGTACTTCTATTATGTGCaatgaagtttaaaataaataaatataggccTAGTTGGCGCTGAATTTGTAGTaattaataagcgaagcggttGCATACGATGTCGAACTGATGAACGATGACAAACGTAGGCACAAGGTTAAGCAAAGGTTTTTCACTTTTCACTTTATTGCAATGCAGTAAGGTGAAAAAGTGGATACATCTCTTTGTAGTCGACTATACTAtaggtactaggcgacgatatacctACATTCTACATACGAcctaaatagataaatacataactTACATACAtcgaaaacacccaagactcaggtacaaatattcgacctcatcacacaaataaatgcccttaccgggattcgaacccgggaccatcggtttcacaggcagggtcactacccactaggccagaggccagacaggtcgtcaaaactcaaaatcaaatcaaagatCACACtgtgtaataaaaaaactgccaataattccatactaatattataaatgcgaaagtctgtctgtctgtctgtctgtgtggtacttcttcacgcttaaaccgctgaaccgatttagttgaaatttggcataaagatagtttgagtcccggggaaggacataggatagcttTTATGTCGGatatcatccctaaagagagtgaaaagacgggttaaattgcctgataattgatgtcaaacaattaagcttatgctcaaattgaatgattgctattacaatttatccaggcgctatagcTCTAGCTGCTGTCATGTCAccgattccacgcagacgaagtcgcgggcaaaagctaataatttataattacaatGACGCTTTCAAGCTGACCGAGTATGATAGTGGTAtgagtataagtatatataaacgCCCTCCGATAATCCGGCTTAGAAAAATACTACACGGGTCGCTTTTTACCCCAATATACTTACCCACACTTATTCACAACGAATTGTATTATTCAAACTGTAATACATCATTTATAACGTAAAGATACAAACAATTAGAATCCCTatctattattattcacaacggtgGGACTTAACCGCTTAAAAtaggttttaaatttacctccgacgtttcgaggaggTGCGAGAAGGATAATGATTGATCTGATCTATTGTTGCAGTATAGCGAATTGGGTCTATATCGGGTTGCATTAGGTCTATATTGCAttgattgtcctaatgtaatgttacgcataaaactcatttcgcataattgttATTGTGCTGGAACTATTAACATTTCTGAAAagttataaaacaaacctaacccaacctaccCTGATCTACACAAcctatacaaaatatttacgaaaatactTTCTGTTTCAGCACAATAACATTATGCGAAAAGAattttatgcgtaacattacattaggacaatcaaCTATTATGCGACGAGATAGGCACCGTATTAGCGAATTATGTATAAAGTATAATCTACGCTTCATGGAAACCTTCGCTCAGAATTGTAGGTATATTGAGTTCTTAGAATTGAGTATTCTATTGATGTTGCGAACCGATTATTATCGCATGTAATAGGTATGTTATTTGAAAAACACGCTCCActtatacatcatcatcattattggcATTTACGTCTTTACCAGACGAATTATGCAGTGACGGTCACTTAAAAATAGGTAGgtttttaattaggtaaatcATCTTAcggtctgtgcggaaagaggtCGGAGAATGTATTGGATCCCTTACATTTCACGACTATTCCGTTTTCCCACAGACTTTATTTGTGTGCTTTATACCCTGAGCCTACTGGCGACGTGCCTAACAGCAGTACCGCCTAACGTTAAGAGTTTTTGGAGACTTGTCAAATACATAATACCTAAAATTAGTTTCATTTCTTATTTGCTACTTTGAGAATGTGTTTTTGTGAATAAAAAAGCGCTATTGTGCTAATTTATACAATCAGGTGCAGAGAGTTCTGACATCCATTGCATTGATCATTGTAAACCATAAAAAAAGGTATACAAGCATCTGATTGTTCACATTACCTACTCTTTCTGATTCTGGATACTACTATTATAGACACTAattcccttattcataaactcGCTACAACCCTCAATTGGCTAAAAAATCGATTATCTTAATCTGACAATATGACGTAGGTATATGTtattttaagggtccccggcaagctcggttctccatacaaacgtagttacgctctcttTTTAAAaagagtagctagtttgctctgaaactttgtacttacaatagggcaaggtatatctatgtctgtaatcagtttatgtaacttcagataccatagttaaataaatacagctaatttaagtttctcatgcaaaacttgtttttgctctaattCGTTTGtattataaactggagctatataaactaattacagacctttttttttatgaaataggaggcaaacgagcagacggatcacctgatggtaagcgattaccgccgcccatggacacccgcaacaccagaggggttgtaagtgcgttgccggcatttaagatgggaatacgctcttttttgaaggtttgaaggtcatatcggtccggaaataccgcaggcgacagttcattccacagtttagctgtgcgaggcaggaagtttctagagaaacgcacagttgaggactgccaaccatctaagtggtgaggagaCCTAtttatacctcatgtcattgtatatacaaagttttattacaatccaacccgtagttttaaaatgagaacgaaactccgtttgtatgggaaggtgaaattcggccgagcttgtcggggactcttaagaaagagataaaacataaatgaaaTAATTGAGGTTTGTAGCGAGTTTATAAATAAGAGAGTTACAGTTGtaagtagtgcataattgtttgccatcgtgttttcacggaaacgcacgaacgaaCGCACGTGAACGTGTGTgtctatttcagtcagtctaagtactgaggttgacagaagtaacatgacaaatacgaacgtttccgagaaaataggatGGCGAACAATtgtgcactacatctgtaaacattaaattaaaactataactATTTGATTATTCATAAGGTTAATTTCATTACGTAAAACCCCGTTGAAATTGCCGAAATAAAATCAAACGAAGACACATTAAACGAGTCGCACGTGTAAACGACCCATTTTTCACTACTAAATAGCCTAAATAGGATTATAATACAATTTGCTCATCAAATTTAACAGTGTTCATAAAACCCTTAATTACAAGTAAATTAACTCTTCTTGATTGCCCCGAGGAAGGAGTAATAAAGGTACTTAGTAGCATTCTTGGGATGTTCTTAAAAAgccgccattttaatttatagacCATTCATTTACATATTTCAAACCAcaagtataataattattccTATAAATTAACTGAATATTGATTATAGGTAGGAAGACACGAAGAATGCGGATGTACCTATGATAGAAACCTCTTTTCCGATTcgctattaaattaaaagttacCTATATGAAATCAATAGACTTATTCATGAAACagacaatatttatatttagtcatCTTTAGCGCTAAATATAGAAAATACTAATAATGAAAACTATTAATTAACGTGTGCATTGCAAAATTAGCAAGACaataattagaattaaaattaattcagatgtaaatattattttattgtatatttgcaTGTACAAGTACACAGGTACAGGTACAAGGTATACACCTATAGCAAATATTATTTGACTGACTAACGTACCTACTAAACCTACTTATATCTGTTCTAATTCTGGGCATTTTTATTGACTTGTCCATACACCAaccttataaacaaaaaaaattgttatttaataacctaaataaataaaacattattagacAGAACTGTGTCCATTAGAATTTATGTATTCTCTTCAACACTCGCCCGGATAAATAATAGTTTCCGCAGAAAACATACCAAACAGTCTTTCTACTTGTCCCTTCCAGCCACATTCTCTAAATTTAATTACGTTGGGCGTTTGTAACCCACCTCGGAGGAACGTCTTGGTTACACGCGCACCATGCTGAAAAGGATCTCAGATTACATGCATAAAATAGTTGTTGTCAAGTTTTGCGTCAGATCTTCTAGATGAAATAGCTGAAAGATGTTATTAAAGGACCGCTTTATAATATTTTAGGAATGTGGAATAAAATATTGTGCATTCTTAAATATGATAGTGGAAAAAGTACGTTGATGGTAAGGGGCTATCGTGACTTGTGactatatagcaaatacaagaccaTAAGTATCGTAACTCCTTGCGGATCTTTAAAGATTAgtagatatataggtatgtagagATGAAGGTAGAtgaacgggccaattcgaacaatgatctaggtATCAAcgagatatccactagatatgaaacagaaacgttAACGAGatattatttaagaaagtcatgtcaaatttgtcatttccgcgattccgaatgtcctcttgaacgatctctttaagatttgcttaagatattacttagacatccaatggatatctaatggatatcccaaaacgccacaataattgtagcgtgaaatgacaattggtttctcgaatcgagaactaaactataacgtatctattagatctcgtattgttctcgtatgttgtaattatcacgttgttcgaattgaccgggtAGTGTAGGGACCCCCGGCTGGAAACAGACGGCCTGTCGATCGCTTATTGCATTCATTTAGCCCATTTCCCTCCCCCAAAATTAGTATGTAAGGGTTGGCTACTACGTAcacacagctgcaaaagtgcatacctacTTTATGAATAAAGTTCATTCATAAcgtgggtatgcacttttgcagcttgTACATTTTAATACTTTACGAAACAATATAATTTACGATTATTAAGTTGTTTTCTAATTGAAATTGCTCTAAGTTGAAGCTTAGGAAAACACAAACTAGGTACTGAATCAACGAACACCAATAAATTCTGTATGAATGTCACAAATACTCACTTAGTTTATTTTGGCAACGGTTGCTAGCACGAGGTGATCGCCACTTGTTGCTGAATCAAAGAACTGGAAAACTCCCCCTAGTTATAGGAAAATAGGCGTCTGATTGGTTTTCGCACGTTGCTCGAATAACAATCGGTAATGGACATTCTTCGTAATCTTAGCGTGAGAAGTAAATAAAGTTGTAAACATGTACCAAAAGGGTCTTATCGGTCAGTGCAAAGTAAATATTTGCTGTTGATAATTCAGATTGAATTAAAATGCACTCATGAAATTAAAGAAGGTTCCTAATTAAAAACTGCAATATTAGGTACTCCAGGACTTACAAGATTAGAGACTAggcaaaataatactttaactGTAAACAGTTGTATTACCTGAAGGTAAATACCTAATGATGACCTTAGTAAGTTCTTTTTATACAACTAACGAAGTGACTTTGACCTTTTGCCTGAAAACGCTGCATTTATCGTCTCCTTTTACGTCATCATCTTTCagttgtaaacatttttatgggCTTAATTACTTTCTatcggcacagaataagtaatagtattatcatacagaacggccacgcaccgccccgcaccgactcgaattacctcgccccgcgacagaaatcgggcggacttctggcgtgctctcagtactatttttaagcaacttactcacactacgacgcatgacgcgtgtacggacatgccgtttacacatagaaacgcgagtgatttttgatgtatgtagtgtccgccctgtgctatcGGTAAAGTATACTAAACAACTCCTTTTCGCCCACAGCGCCCCCCGAATACCCGGGCAAGCACGAGGCCCCTATTGACATGCGGCTGCGTTCGcgggccgcgccgccgccctaCAACCGGCCCTCCGTCATCACCAAGAGCGACACGCCGCCTGGTAATATATCTACTTTTAAACATACACCCAATTAGAAATTACCACGATGTTTATTACGACAAAATTTTCTGACTGAATATACATATTTGCATAAGCAATTTAGTGTCGATGCGACCAATTTATTccgatattaatattttttacattattatgagCGGCCGTAGCGGACCTAACTGCGGCTCTTTACAAATTTTATTGACCGATGTTTGACGGTGTTTAAAAAAGGGGAGAACTGTAAATGTTACATTCATCTAATTTATTTGCTTATTGTCTTGTCTGTCATTTTTGTTATAAGTTTGTGTTCTTTCCCCAGGTTCAATGTCTATGTGCGACCCGGTAATCGACGAACACTTCAGACGGTCGCTCGGCGACGACTACATGAGCCTGTTCAAGAAGAACACCGAGAACAGCCAGCCCGGCCCCAAGCCCAACACCAAGGACCGCGCCAGCAGCCCCATCCAGTTCAAACCCGAGGAGCCGCCCAAACCCGCCAAAATCATCGCCATGGAGGTCGACGACGCCTCTCTCTCCGTCGATGACCACTTCGCCAAGGCCCTAGGCGACACATGGAGGCAAATACAAACCTCCAGATTAAGGGAAACAGAGAAAACCCAAGCCAAAGGCGGCGTCGACGACCACTTTAGCAAAGCGCTCGGCGACACGTGGAAGAAAATACAGAACCCCAAACTCAATCTCGACGACGAGAAGAAAGATCAAACGACGAAAATTATTTCGAGGAGCGGCGTCGTTATATAATAGCGTCGTTGCGGCCTGGCGGTTCAGTTAACGACTCGGTCTTTACGAGTCATTTCATGATACTAACTCGAGTATCAATAAATTCCCACTTGTTTAATGTTAAGCTATTTACCGTGAGCGCGGTGGCTCGTAACGTTTACGTTCGACGTCCGAATCCATGACAATCTGTTACCTATTAGGCTTTgggaagtatttttttaaagttatttagtcAATTAGTAGTCAGTCACCAGTTACACTAAATAAGTTATTACCTCAATATAAACGCTTCTGCACGATTCACTGTACTTAGGATTAAGTGTTGTAAATATTAGTCACCTACTATGTTTTAAGCTTTAGCGTTCGGTGGGGTAAAGGTGTCTTGTGTAACTATTCTTATAACTGTAATGTTCCTCATATTATAAGTTAGATTTCAGTGGACTCTTATTCGAATAAGCGACAATGAAGTACCCATCGAAATTGAATGTCAGTACCTACTATGTGTAAATAAGGATAGGATATATTTATAGC contains these protein-coding regions:
- the LOC134743025 gene encoding transcription cofactor vestigial-like protein 4 isoform X1, which produces MEKVESPLDVLSRAATMVQPCPAYPASDSDGFETPSTASSGESEGDRTLSPETTRAQPKELTGKWRRERRTRQPDYRPRENGKMALRSQSFNERRSGPALARAPHSDGELDDEDAPANLTTNGKAPPEYPGKHEAPIDMRLRSRAAPPPYNRPSVITKSDTPPGSMSMCDPVIDEHFRRSLGDDYMSLFKKNTENSQPGPKPNTKDRASSPIQFKPEEPPKPAKIIAMEVDDASLSVDDHFAKALGDTWRQIQTSRLRETEKTQAKGGVDDHFSKALGDTWKKIQNPKLNLDDEKKDQTTKIISRSGVVI
- the LOC134743025 gene encoding uncharacterized protein LOC134743025 isoform X2; the protein is MMESLDYLLLLARTSLHNLDLLQMEPPDSPKFNLPLWQPWVASPQKETPSTASSGESEGDRTLSPETTRAQPKELTGKWRRERRTRQPDYRPRENGKMALRSQSFNERRSGPALARAPHSDGELDDEDAPANLTTNGKAPPEYPGKHEAPIDMRLRSRAAPPPYNRPSVITKSDTPPGSMSMCDPVIDEHFRRSLGDDYMSLFKKNTENSQPGPKPNTKDRASSPIQFKPEEPPKPAKIIAMEVDDASLSVDDHFAKALGDTWRQIQTSRLRETEKTQAKGGVDDHFSKALGDTWKKIQNPKLNLDDEKKDQTTKIISRSGVVI